In one window of Poriferisphaera corsica DNA:
- a CDS encoding aspartate:alanine exchanger family transporter, translated as MSSEVQLKRGTMRVWWWVVAVGLMVSLWGVGGVGYGAESGAEVASEAVKPGVAVTLLGRPVIAVFLVVAVGMLIGQVKGWGVSLGSSGVLFASLAYGAMMPVGEWTEGVTDSFNVLGRVGLVLFVYCVGLAAGPTFFRAFKSGAKNLVKLGIVIVVVGTLTTVGFAELFDVPMDLAVGIFSGAMTSTPALAAATEAVGQIRGVSGQGDVAVGYGIAYAFGVIGVVLFVQLLPRVLGKDLRALGEEVGLGDPERQIVRQLVTVTNEGIVGKHVEEVGLIAEMMCAVPRVLREGKLVPVGGEFRFEKGVDVLVIGRRFRVRNVVDYLGKKSDAQVVMDTEKERRQVVATSHEVVGKAIGELQPTKQWGVTVTRIGRVDVEFVPSLNEVIQNGDVLTVVGEEKDLQVFADAAGHREAAVHETDLISLAIGIVAGVVLGLIPFTLPGAEAGSGFKLGLAGGPLLVALLLGHFGKIGRIVGRMPRASRIVLMELGLVFFLANAGVKAGGQMLGVIQTQGVMLLVMGVVVTLVPMAIGYLVARVWLKMPMLEVLGAVCGGMTSTPGLGAITAKTDSDVPVISYAAAYPMALILMTVFAKLMVSVFGA; from the coding sequence ATGTCGAGTGAAGTTCAGTTAAAGCGTGGTACGATGCGGGTTTGGTGGTGGGTGGTTGCTGTCGGCTTGATGGTGAGTTTATGGGGTGTTGGCGGGGTGGGGTATGGGGCTGAGAGTGGTGCTGAGGTGGCAAGCGAGGCTGTGAAGCCGGGGGTTGCGGTGACGTTGTTGGGTAGGCCGGTGATTGCAGTGTTTTTGGTGGTAGCAGTAGGGATGCTGATTGGGCAGGTGAAGGGATGGGGCGTATCGTTGGGGAGTAGTGGTGTTTTGTTTGCGAGTTTGGCTTACGGTGCGATGATGCCAGTTGGGGAATGGACCGAAGGTGTGACGGATAGCTTTAATGTTTTGGGAAGAGTGGGTTTGGTGCTGTTTGTGTATTGTGTGGGGTTGGCGGCTGGCCCGACATTTTTCAGAGCGTTTAAGAGTGGTGCGAAAAATTTGGTGAAGCTGGGGATCGTGATTGTGGTGGTGGGGACGTTGACGACGGTGGGATTTGCTGAGTTGTTTGATGTGCCGATGGATTTGGCGGTGGGGATTTTTAGTGGGGCGATGACGAGTACGCCTGCATTAGCAGCAGCAACAGAAGCCGTGGGTCAGATAAGGGGTGTGAGTGGGCAGGGCGATGTTGCGGTGGGTTATGGTATTGCTTATGCATTTGGTGTGATTGGGGTTGTGTTATTTGTGCAGCTATTGCCGCGGGTATTGGGGAAAGATTTAAGGGCGTTGGGTGAAGAGGTTGGGTTGGGTGACCCGGAACGACAGATTGTGCGTCAGTTGGTCACGGTGACGAATGAGGGGATTGTGGGTAAGCATGTTGAGGAGGTGGGGTTGATTGCGGAGATGATGTGTGCTGTGCCGCGGGTGTTGCGGGAAGGGAAATTGGTTCCGGTAGGTGGTGAGTTTCGGTTTGAGAAAGGTGTGGATGTGTTGGTGATTGGTCGGCGGTTCCGTGTGCGAAATGTGGTGGATTATCTGGGCAAGAAGAGTGATGCGCAGGTTGTGATGGATACAGAGAAGGAGCGACGGCAAGTGGTGGCGACGAGTCATGAAGTTGTTGGGAAGGCGATTGGGGAGTTGCAGCCGACGAAGCAATGGGGCGTGACGGTGACGCGAATTGGGCGGGTGGATGTGGAGTTTGTGCCGAGCTTGAATGAGGTGATTCAGAATGGGGATGTGTTGACCGTGGTGGGTGAAGAGAAGGATTTGCAGGTGTTTGCGGATGCGGCGGGGCACAGAGAAGCGGCGGTGCATGAGACGGATTTGATTTCACTGGCGATTGGGATTGTGGCGGGTGTGGTATTGGGCCTAATTCCGTTTACGTTGCCGGGTGCCGAGGCGGGGAGTGGGTTTAAGTTGGGCTTGGCAGGGGGGCCGTTGTTGGTGGCGCTTTTGCTGGGGCATTTTGGAAAGATTGGCCGAATTGTGGGTCGGATGCCAAGGGCATCACGGATTGTGCTGATGGAATTGGGATTGGTATTCTTTTTGGCAAATGCAGGTGTGAAAGCGGGTGGGCAGATGCTGGGTGTGATCCAAACGCAAGGCGTGATGCTTTTGGTAATGGGGGTTGTCGTGACCCTGGTGCCAATGGCGATTGGGTATCTAGTGGCGCGTGTTTGGCTGAAGATGCCAATGTTGGAAGTATTGGGAGCGGTGTGTGGTGGGATGACAAGTACGCCGGGCTTGGGGGCCATTACTGCGAAGACAGATTCGGACGTCCCAGTGATCAGTTATGCCGCGGCATATCCGATGGCGCTGATCCTGATGACGGTGTTTGCGAAGCTCATGGTGTCGGTATTTGGTGCGTGA
- a CDS encoding ABC transporter permease, with translation MLTYIIRRLLLMIPTIFGITLVVFFVMALSPGGVAGGLLNEQGELSSEQNRSKLEYYNERYGLDKPYVVQYGLWLNQISPVGWETRFKEGKRVFGDFGFKVPDLGESFTRFRPVTDLYLEALPITLLLNALALPMIYGISIISGVYAAKHRGSIFDVVSGTSFIALWSMPSIWVGVLLLGYLANDKYLHFFPSGGLSSTFASSYAFLPSWGESGFQRGWLLDRTWHLLLPVLCLSYGSFAFLSKLMRASVLENLNADFVRTARAKGVNAKNSLWKHAFRNSLLPLITVAAGIIPGLIAGSVIVENIFSIQGMGKLMVEAIFARDRDLVLGGVLISSVISLLCILVADLCYVFADPRVSYE, from the coding sequence ATGCTGACCTATATCATAAGACGGCTTTTGCTAATGATTCCCACTATCTTTGGGATCACGCTGGTTGTCTTTTTTGTGATGGCACTATCCCCGGGTGGGGTGGCTGGTGGATTGCTCAATGAACAAGGGGAATTGAGTTCAGAACAGAATCGTTCAAAGTTGGAGTACTACAACGAGCGATATGGTTTGGATAAGCCATACGTTGTGCAGTATGGCTTGTGGCTTAATCAGATTTCACCGGTCGGTTGGGAGACCCGTTTTAAAGAAGGTAAGCGTGTATTCGGAGATTTTGGGTTTAAGGTACCTGATTTGGGCGAGAGCTTTACACGGTTCCGTCCAGTTACAGATTTGTATCTTGAAGCATTGCCGATCACGTTGTTGTTGAATGCGTTGGCTTTACCGATGATCTATGGCATCTCAATCATTTCAGGTGTTTATGCTGCCAAGCATCGCGGATCGATCTTTGATGTAGTTAGTGGAACATCCTTTATCGCGCTTTGGTCGATGCCTTCGATTTGGGTTGGCGTTTTATTACTGGGGTATTTAGCCAATGATAAGTATCTGCATTTTTTCCCTTCAGGTGGTTTGAGTTCGACTTTTGCATCTAGCTATGCGTTCTTGCCTAGCTGGGGTGAGAGTGGTTTTCAGCGTGGATGGTTGCTTGATCGCACATGGCATCTGCTTTTGCCTGTGTTATGCCTTTCATATGGTAGTTTTGCATTTCTTTCTAAACTGATGCGTGCATCAGTATTGGAGAATCTGAATGCTGATTTTGTACGGACAGCTCGAGCTAAGGGAGTGAACGCGAAGAATTCACTTTGGAAACATGCATTTCGCAATAGCTTGTTACCTCTCATTACCGTGGCAGCCGGAATTATTCCCGGACTCATTGCAGGAAGTGTGATTGTTGAGAATATTTTTAGTATTCAAGGCATGGGGAAGTTGATGGTTGAAGCAATCTTTGCTCGAGACCGGGATCTTGTATTAGGAGGTGTACTGATCAGCAGTGTCATTTCTTTGTTGTGTATTCTCGTTGCAGATTTGTGTTACGTCTTTGCGGATCCGAGGGTGAGCTATGAATAA
- a CDS encoding ABC transporter permease, producing MSSGWIGAVLLLLIAVPCFVTLPWSVQYFDEPVKGGVTGVMDVVRPPSLAEPFGSDELERSLLWRSLLGGVISLGIGMSAATIAGLIGVSWGAIAGYAGGRVDSVMMRVVDVMLSLPYVLLVVLLNIALQPAVHAGLEIMLAGDMAKLLADVVTLLLAIGGVSWLTMARVVRGQVLSLRSQPFIEAARALGVSPLRIVAVHVLPNLVGVIVVYMTLTVPIAILQESFLSFLGIGVQAPLPSWGNLANDGVTQLVRPLGQMQWWLILFPCALLGLTLMALNFLGDALRDKFDPKRDVKS from the coding sequence ATGAGTTCTGGGTGGATTGGTGCGGTGTTGTTATTACTGATTGCTGTGCCGTGCTTTGTGACGTTGCCGTGGTCAGTTCAGTATTTTGATGAGCCGGTGAAGGGGGGTGTGACAGGGGTGATGGATGTGGTGCGGCCGCCGAGTTTGGCTGAGCCTTTCGGAAGTGATGAACTGGAGCGATCTTTGCTCTGGCGAAGTTTGTTGGGTGGGGTGATCAGTTTGGGGATCGGAATGAGCGCAGCAACGATTGCGGGATTGATTGGGGTGAGCTGGGGGGCGATTGCAGGCTATGCGGGGGGTCGCGTTGATTCAGTAATGATGCGTGTTGTGGATGTGATGTTGAGCTTGCCGTATGTACTGCTGGTGGTGCTGCTGAATATCGCGCTCCAGCCGGCGGTGCACGCAGGGTTGGAGATTATGTTGGCGGGTGATATGGCGAAATTATTGGCAGATGTGGTCACACTTTTGTTGGCGATCGGTGGCGTGAGTTGGCTAACGATGGCGCGTGTGGTGAGAGGGCAGGTGTTAAGTTTGAGAAGCCAGCCGTTTATCGAGGCCGCACGGGCATTGGGTGTGAGTCCATTGCGGATCGTAGCAGTACATGTGCTGCCGAACCTTGTCGGGGTGATCGTCGTCTATATGACATTGACGGTTCCGATTGCGATTTTGCAGGAAAGTTTCTTGAGCTTTCTTGGAATCGGTGTGCAGGCGCCATTGCCTAGTTGGGGGAATCTGGCAAATGATGGTGTGACGCAATTAGTGAGGCCCTTGGGGCAAATGCAATGGTGGCTAATATTGTTCCCGTGTGCATTGCTTGGGTTGACGTTGATGGCGCTGAACTTTTTGGGGGATGCGCTACGCGATAAATTTGATCCGAAGCGTGATGTAAAATCATAG
- a CDS encoding vitamin K epoxide reductase family protein, with amino-acid sequence MNDTLPDQPIPPSNNDLVTLMRIPSKTTTVLLRIYATLGFLLTLYLTYNALSSTPLAGCAPGSACDTVLSSPYAKIGNLPVALPAAVLYFLTLFTSFYLSPKNPPTVHRTLWYILLVFAYVFLASALYFTAIQIFIIQAFCKYCLASHIIALLTAVTIFARNQSLRAIRSGMHLTDPRPTKFQAKSHFAILIIAAILFAPLPLIQKIAPVQTHAVTQSVLYVQGTGQNRTVSYQVSPVATITFPIAILPHIGDIDAPVILTELVDYTCPNCRDMAPDLKALTEQFPDRYLLNILPVPLNSKCNRLVTNTQSHAEAACDLANIAMAFWLSYPQYFPQIHNDLMTGKTPPTAEQACQYALKYITQEQLDQALSNPLIEAQIKAYVEVYAAVGGSLPALFTGSAIIQGYPGQDQFIPLLLNETQNQVHLPPPNTGPATPMTPLTPPAKPAPTTNEQPDSQTRAMSPDDFYNYSSQYTQVTGPTPPITGCDTCPRETIMNQQKNAPVQNN; translated from the coding sequence ATGAACGATACGCTACCCGATCAGCCAATCCCACCCTCAAATAACGATCTCGTCACGCTCATGCGTATCCCCAGCAAGACCACCACCGTCCTTCTCCGCATTTACGCAACCCTCGGCTTCCTCCTCACGCTCTACCTCACCTACAACGCGCTCTCCTCCACACCCCTCGCTGGCTGTGCCCCCGGTTCTGCTTGCGATACCGTCCTCTCCTCTCCCTATGCAAAGATCGGCAATCTCCCGGTTGCTCTCCCCGCCGCCGTCCTCTATTTCCTCACACTCTTCACATCTTTCTATCTCTCACCTAAGAATCCGCCCACTGTCCACCGCACCCTCTGGTATATCCTCCTCGTCTTCGCCTACGTCTTTCTCGCTTCTGCACTCTACTTCACAGCCATCCAAATCTTTATCATCCAAGCATTCTGCAAGTACTGCCTCGCTTCACATATCATCGCCCTGCTCACCGCCGTCACTATCTTCGCACGCAACCAATCTCTCCGTGCGATCCGCTCTGGCATGCATCTCACCGACCCTCGACCAACCAAATTCCAAGCCAAATCTCACTTCGCCATCCTCATTATTGCCGCCATACTGTTTGCCCCACTGCCACTCATCCAGAAAATTGCCCCTGTTCAAACGCATGCAGTTACCCAATCTGTACTTTATGTTCAAGGCACCGGCCAAAATCGTACTGTCTCATATCAAGTCTCCCCTGTGGCAACCATCACCTTCCCTATTGCTATCCTCCCACACATCGGCGACATCGATGCTCCAGTCATCCTGACCGAACTTGTCGACTACACCTGCCCCAATTGCCGCGATATGGCCCCCGATCTCAAGGCGCTTACCGAGCAATTCCCCGATCGCTACCTCCTCAACATCCTCCCTGTCCCTCTGAATTCAAAATGCAATCGCCTCGTCACCAACACACAATCGCACGCTGAAGCCGCCTGTGACCTCGCCAATATCGCTATGGCCTTCTGGCTCTCCTACCCTCAGTACTTCCCACAAATCCACAACGATCTCATGACAGGCAAAACACCTCCAACCGCTGAACAAGCCTGTCAATACGCCCTGAAATACATCACACAAGAGCAACTTGATCAAGCCCTCAGCAACCCGCTCATCGAGGCCCAAATCAAAGCTTACGTCGAAGTATACGCTGCCGTCGGCGGATCACTCCCCGCTCTCTTTACCGGCTCAGCCATCATCCAAGGCTATCCCGGCCAGGATCAATTCATCCCACTCTTGCTAAACGAAACCCAAAACCAAGTCCATCTCCCACCACCCAACACCGGACCCGCAACACCCATGACACCTCTCACACCCCCAGCTAAACCAGCCCCCACAACAAACGAACAACCCGACTCTCAAACCAGAGCGATGTCTCCCGACGACTTCTACAACTACTCCAGTCAGTACACACAAGTTACTGGCCCCACCCCTCCCATCACCGGCTGCGACACATGCCCACGCGAAACCATCATGAACCAACAAAAAAACGCACCAGTTCAAAACAACTAA
- a CDS encoding carboxylesterase family protein: MTTRLTILLFAALLPLTTTYATTKQDILNESIAGTHGRLNYRYVAAENVTQDEKLPLVIFLHGSGEAGTDNKKQLASYMHPLYDTIRTNSRYKAHFLAPQDPTPGYTRLHHGFIDHILNTYDNIDPNRVYITGVSAGGVGTLESLAHFHNKIAAALTLGAPMSLPAARMMAQNPTPLWMIVGSNDHIVPLNNIAKMYNQTQYHGSQPRLTLIPNQGHWDWDRMYSQAPGYTNHFIGGSPLNNNLTDIYDWMFTQKLDRQTVNTPRPLHTGESIRIDFGLEENFAQNSQSIQNPNNYWNDIVRNNDWPTYDSSNPDNNILIKNAITTTGHKTKISITLNDAFRFIQSNNIPNNTAFDDTIMNDSWVVGHNWQNRQGKLLITGLEVDQTYNIKIFAAASITDTQQSLLGTYTLGEASQTWDLQNTATPFIEFENITTNQFGQLLLTISTTPGNFAHISALEITAIPEPNTLAAIFILTALPYIRHRTH, from the coding sequence ATGACCACACGCCTAACCATACTCCTCTTTGCAGCATTGCTACCACTCACCACCACATACGCCACAACCAAACAAGACATCCTCAATGAATCAATCGCGGGCACGCATGGTCGACTCAACTACCGTTATGTAGCTGCTGAAAATGTAACGCAAGACGAAAAACTTCCACTTGTCATCTTTCTTCATGGTTCTGGCGAAGCTGGAACCGACAACAAGAAGCAACTCGCCTCGTATATGCATCCGCTCTATGACACGATTAGAACCAACTCACGTTACAAAGCTCACTTTCTCGCACCCCAAGACCCAACCCCCGGCTACACCCGTCTCCATCACGGCTTCATCGATCACATCCTCAACACCTACGATAACATCGACCCCAACCGCGTCTATATCACAGGGGTCTCCGCAGGCGGTGTCGGCACACTCGAATCTCTCGCTCATTTTCACAACAAAATCGCCGCCGCATTAACACTCGGCGCCCCCATGTCGCTCCCCGCAGCACGAATGATGGCCCAAAACCCCACACCTCTCTGGATGATCGTTGGTAGCAATGACCACATCGTCCCTCTCAACAACATCGCCAAAATGTACAACCAAACCCAATACCATGGCTCTCAACCACGACTTACACTCATCCCAAATCAAGGCCATTGGGACTGGGATCGTATGTACTCTCAAGCCCCCGGCTACACCAACCACTTCATCGGCGGCTCACCCCTCAATAACAACCTCACCGACATTTACGACTGGATGTTTACACAAAAACTCGATCGCCAAACCGTCAACACTCCCCGACCACTCCACACCGGCGAATCCATACGCATCGACTTCGGCCTCGAAGAAAACTTCGCTCAAAACAGTCAATCCATCCAAAACCCCAACAACTACTGGAACGATATCGTACGCAACAATGATTGGCCAACATACGATTCATCCAACCCCGACAACAACATCCTCATCAAAAACGCAATCACCACCACAGGCCACAAAACCAAAATATCTATCACTCTCAACGATGCTTTCCGATTCATCCAATCCAACAATATTCCCAACAACACCGCCTTCGATGACACCATCATGAACGACTCTTGGGTCGTAGGCCACAACTGGCAAAACCGCCAAGGCAAACTTCTCATCACCGGCCTCGAAGTCGACCAAACCTACAACATCAAGATCTTCGCCGCTGCCTCCATCACCGACACACAACAATCACTCCTCGGCACCTATACCCTTGGTGAAGCATCACAAACATGGGATCTACAAAACACAGCCACACCCTTTATCGAATTCGAAAACATCACCACCAATCAGTTCGGGCAACTCCTCCTCACCATCTCCACAACCCCCGGCAACTTCGCCCATATTTCAGCTCTTGAAATAACAGCCATCCCCGAACCTAACACCCTCGCAGCCATCTTTATTCTCACCGCCCTTCCCTACATCCGCCACAGAACACACTAA
- a CDS encoding type II secretion system protein, with product MKRYAFTLIELLVVISIIALLIGILLPALGAARKTAQSIKCATQMRQFSQANQMYAADYDGHIVPARSGGSNIDQTDFWAHTLYPYIGQGDLSQDGAAIEIQTGDSNVFLCPSSTNSYRFADEFEHEPDMSSPWFRYTYSYNLLAPHHALKRAGIDATWDYIVNGGAKLVSIINPTETAFLFEGSGYYMNTDLFWLGGAYPALATGLAPHSSNSANVPFFDGHVETLSPINDVPINGGASLWGGNDDPIYKP from the coding sequence ATGAAGAGGTACGCTTTTACACTGATCGAATTGCTTGTTGTCATATCTATCATCGCTTTGTTAATTGGCATTCTCCTGCCAGCACTCGGTGCAGCACGTAAAACCGCCCAATCAATCAAATGCGCCACGCAAATGCGGCAATTCTCACAAGCAAACCAAATGTACGCCGCCGACTACGATGGCCACATCGTCCCCGCACGTTCCGGCGGCTCAAACATCGACCAAACCGACTTCTGGGCTCACACGCTCTACCCATACATCGGCCAAGGTGATCTCTCTCAAGATGGCGCAGCTATCGAAATCCAAACCGGCGACTCCAACGTTTTCCTCTGCCCATCCTCAACCAACTCATACCGCTTCGCCGATGAATTCGAACACGAACCCGACATGAGCTCTCCTTGGTTCCGCTACACCTATAGCTACAACCTCCTCGCCCCTCACCACGCACTCAAACGCGCAGGCATCGACGCCACATGGGACTACATCGTAAACGGCGGCGCAAAACTCGTCAGCATTATCAATCCAACCGAAACCGCCTTCCTTTTCGAAGGCTCCGGCTACTACATGAACACGGACCTCTTCTGGCTTGGCGGCGCTTACCCAGCGCTCGCCACGGGACTCGCACCCCACAGCAGCAATTCCGCAAACGTCCCTTTCTTTGACGGCCACGTCGAAACCCTCTCACCCATCAACGACGTCCCCATCAACGGCGGAGCCTCTCTATGGGGCGGCAATGACGACCCAATCTATAAACCTTAG
- a CDS encoding ABC transporter substrate-binding protein yields the protein MENRFGVKDLVVMLLLLGVILSIWLAMVMFNRQWELVQELNGQVSQLTKTQTAMRRDIGGLRSKLDEGVIVSGAGDLEADSDTPAEAIQMTDPFERIKIARASEGFAEGDWMIDAFGTTVAKITPLVTSDAYSRRIQTYVLEGLLTRDPETLEEVPLIAKSWQISDDGLTITYQLREDVYFSDGEPLTSEDVVFSFELLNNPDVNAPSLRDFYEPIASCEANGPYEVVFKMKRPHYLALGMTGSRNVLPKHFYEKYPPDEFNKLPGLLLGSGPYRMKNAAGWTPGQPLELVRNERYWGEQSGFDKLLWREVTNDVARLNMFRNGEVDVLSLLPEQYVKLKKDPEEMKGAQEFVYYTRPTGYSFIAWNQKRDGKSTKFADKRVRQAMTFLTPRQQMAKQIYYGFAKPADGPYFNGGPQEDPNIKARPFNVEKGKALLAEAGWEDRDGDGVLENSDGEKFSFKLTYPASSDTYNKVVLALKDAYARVGIVLVPDPLEFSVMLQRLDSRDFDAISLGWGGGAVEGDIRQTFHTEMIETGDNFMSYSNPELDELIDLAARTVAKSERLPIWHKTHQILYEDQPYTFLFTRESIRLINDRIHNVHRVSAGLNDPTEWFVPTAEQKYTAE from the coding sequence ATGGAAAACCGCTTTGGCGTGAAAGACCTTGTTGTGATGCTGCTACTGTTGGGCGTGATTCTCAGTATTTGGCTTGCGATGGTGATGTTCAATCGGCAATGGGAATTAGTTCAGGAGCTGAATGGGCAGGTGTCGCAATTGACAAAAACGCAAACGGCGATGCGGCGTGATATTGGCGGTTTACGCAGTAAGCTGGATGAAGGCGTGATTGTCTCGGGGGCAGGGGATCTTGAGGCGGATAGCGATACGCCCGCTGAGGCCATTCAGATGACAGACCCATTTGAACGGATCAAAATTGCTAGAGCGAGCGAAGGGTTTGCTGAAGGGGATTGGATGATTGATGCGTTTGGGACAACGGTGGCAAAGATTACACCTTTGGTAACGAGTGACGCGTATAGTCGGCGAATCCAGACATATGTGCTGGAAGGTTTGCTGACACGAGATCCGGAAACATTGGAAGAGGTGCCATTAATCGCGAAGAGTTGGCAGATCAGCGATGACGGTCTGACGATTACCTATCAACTTCGCGAAGATGTTTATTTTTCAGATGGCGAGCCGCTGACGAGCGAAGATGTCGTGTTTTCGTTTGAGTTGCTGAACAACCCGGATGTCAACGCGCCGTCATTGCGAGATTTTTATGAACCAATCGCGAGTTGCGAGGCAAACGGGCCGTATGAAGTCGTGTTCAAGATGAAACGGCCGCACTATTTAGCTCTGGGGATGACCGGGAGTCGTAATGTTTTACCAAAGCATTTTTATGAAAAATATCCGCCAGATGAATTTAATAAGTTGCCAGGCTTATTGTTAGGAAGTGGCCCGTACCGGATGAAGAATGCTGCGGGATGGACGCCAGGTCAGCCATTAGAGTTGGTAAGAAACGAGCGTTATTGGGGCGAACAAAGCGGCTTTGATAAGTTGCTTTGGCGTGAAGTGACCAATGATGTGGCTCGTTTGAATATGTTTAGAAACGGTGAGGTTGATGTTCTGAGTTTATTGCCTGAGCAGTATGTGAAGCTGAAGAAAGACCCAGAAGAGATGAAGGGTGCACAAGAGTTTGTGTACTACACACGGCCAACGGGCTATTCATTTATTGCTTGGAACCAAAAACGAGATGGGAAGTCAACGAAGTTTGCAGATAAGCGTGTTCGTCAGGCAATGACATTCTTAACGCCACGTCAGCAGATGGCAAAGCAGATTTATTACGGTTTTGCGAAGCCTGCGGATGGGCCATATTTTAATGGCGGGCCACAGGAGGATCCCAATATTAAAGCCCGGCCATTCAATGTCGAAAAAGGAAAAGCTCTTCTAGCGGAAGCTGGTTGGGAGGATCGTGATGGGGATGGTGTATTGGAAAATTCAGACGGTGAGAAATTTTCTTTCAAGCTTACGTATCCTGCGAGTAGTGATACATATAACAAAGTAGTGCTTGCCCTAAAAGATGCCTATGCCCGTGTCGGTATCGTGCTTGTACCAGATCCGTTAGAGTTCTCTGTGATGCTTCAACGGCTTGATTCCCGAGATTTTGATGCGATTTCATTAGGATGGGGCGGCGGTGCCGTTGAAGGTGATATCCGTCAAACGTTTCATACCGAGATGATCGAAACAGGCGATAATTTTATGAGCTACTCTAATCCTGAGTTAGATGAGCTCATTGACCTTGCCGCCAGAACTGTTGCGAAAAGTGAACGCTTGCCAATATGGCATAAAACACATCAGATTCTGTATGAAGATCAGCCATACACATTCCTGTTTACGCGAGAATCGATCAGGCTCATCAATGATCGTATTCATAATGTTCATCGCGTGTCTGCAGGGCTTAACGATCCAACGGAGTGGTTCGTGCCGACTGCCGAACAAAAGTACACCGCTGAATAA
- a CDS encoding arsenate reductase family protein, translating to MKEIIRMLMVYGYMKCSTCRKAIKWLDEAGCTYEFIDITTDPPSEAVLKKLLKKGDYGLKQLFNTSGVLYREMKMKEKVGGMNEGEAVKLLSSEGKLVKRPIVTDGKDFSVGFKEDVFKAKWV from the coding sequence ATGAAGGAGATAATTCGGATGTTGATGGTTTATGGTTATATGAAATGCAGTACGTGTCGGAAAGCGATTAAGTGGTTAGATGAAGCTGGATGCACATATGAGTTTATTGATATCACAACGGATCCGCCGAGCGAAGCTGTGTTGAAGAAGCTGTTGAAAAAGGGGGATTATGGGTTGAAGCAATTGTTTAATACAAGTGGTGTGTTGTATCGCGAGATGAAGATGAAGGAGAAAGTGGGCGGGATGAATGAAGGGGAAGCTGTGAAGTTGTTAAGTAGTGAAGGGAAGCTGGTGAAGCGGCCAATCGTGACGGATGGGAAGGATTTTAGTGTGGGGTTTAAGGAAGATGTGTTTAAGGCTAAATGGGTGTAG